A single Dunckerocampus dactyliophorus isolate RoL2022-P2 chromosome 2, RoL_Ddac_1.1, whole genome shotgun sequence DNA region contains:
- the snai2 gene encoding zinc finger protein SNAI2, with the protein MPRSFLVKKHINSAKKPNYSELESPTVLIMPHFYKGLPLPVIPQPEFLSPAAYSPITVWTTSSLPLSPLPSDLSPLSGYPSSLSSSSSTSSKDHSGSESPRSDEEEPLLLSKLTEGAQDADKFQCAQCTKSYSTYSGLLKHKQLHCDAQMRKSFTCKYCEKEYVSLGALKMHIRTHTLPCVCKICGKAFSRPWLLQGHIRTHTGEKPFSCPHCNRAFADRSNLRAHLQTHSDVKKYQCKNCSKTFSRMSLLHKHEESGCCVAH; encoded by the exons ATGCCACGCTCGTTCCTGGTGAAGAAGCACATCAACTCTGCAAAGAAGCCAAACTACAGCGAGCTGGAGAGTCCAACAG TGCTCATCATGCCGCATTTCTACAAGGGCCTCCCGCTGCCTGTCATCCCCCAGCCGGAGTTCCTGAGCCCAGCCGCGTACAGCCCCATCACGGTGTGGACCACCAGCAGCCTGCCGCTCTCCCCGCTCCCCAGCGACCTCTCCCCGCTTTCCGGATACCCTTCCTCGCTCTCGTCTTCGTCCTCCACTTCTTCGAAGGACCACAGCGGATCGGAAAGCCCGAGGAGCGACGAGGAGGAGCCGCTGCTGCTCTCCAAGCTGACGGAGGGCGCGCAGGACGCGGACAAGTTCCAGTGCGCCCAGTGCACCAAGTCTTACTCCACCTACTCCGGACTGCTCAAGCACAAGCAACTGCACTGCGACGCCCAAATGAGGAAATCCTTCACTTGTAAATACTGCGAGAAGGAATACGTGAGCTTGGGAGCTCTCAAGATGCACATCAGGACTCACACTTTGCCTTGCGTGTGCAAAATATGTGGCAAAGCCTTCTCCAGACCTTGGTTGCTGCAGGGACACATCAGAACGCACACTG GAGAGAAGCCCTTCTCGTGTCCTCACTGCAACAGAGCGTTTGCAGACAGGTCCAACCTCAGGGCTCACTTACAGACCCACTCGGATGTGAAAAAGTACCAATGCAAGAACTGCTCCAAAACCTTCTCCCGGATGTCCCTTCTGCACAAGCATGAGGAATCTGGTTGTTGTGTAGCACACTGA